A DNA window from Luteolibacter luteus contains the following coding sequences:
- a CDS encoding BsuBI/PstI family type II restriction endonuclease gives MATDKPNRKAGAGKRRLAEAIEVLTELQFAPKQRNETAAYTLLALLDLQPDVPWAEAQAPLRGITPVIGFVATAYGVRYAPNTRETIRDDAVKFFVEEGLLLRNPDDPNRPTNSGRTVYQIEPTALALLRKFGTPGWQSALQQYLASRESLKHEIVRKRNLARVPVTLPDGSKVALSPGGQNPLIKAVIEHFCPIFAPGGVVIYIGDTENKFVHLESAGLVALGVTLDSAAKIPDVIVHYTAKNWLLLIEAVTSAGPVDGKRRKELKDLFAGCKAGLVFVTAFENRRTMQSFVSRIAWESEVWISEDPEHMIHFNGERFLGPYPDVTPGPK, from the coding sequence ATGGCAACCGATAAACCCAACCGAAAGGCAGGAGCCGGAAAGCGGCGGCTTGCGGAAGCCATCGAAGTCCTCACCGAGTTGCAATTTGCTCCCAAGCAACGGAACGAAACGGCAGCCTACACGCTTCTTGCCTTGCTGGATTTGCAGCCTGACGTTCCGTGGGCCGAGGCGCAGGCTCCGCTTCGCGGCATTACGCCGGTCATTGGCTTTGTCGCGACAGCTTACGGCGTCCGCTACGCTCCAAACACCCGCGAAACCATCCGTGACGATGCCGTAAAGTTCTTCGTTGAAGAAGGACTGTTGCTACGCAATCCGGATGATCCCAACCGCCCGACCAATAGCGGGAGGACAGTGTATCAAATTGAGCCGACAGCCCTCGCTCTGCTTCGCAAGTTTGGAACCCCTGGTTGGCAATCTGCCTTGCAGCAGTACTTGGCGAGCCGCGAAAGCCTCAAGCACGAGATTGTCCGTAAGCGGAACTTGGCTCGTGTTCCAGTGACCCTGCCCGACGGTTCGAAGGTGGCGCTCTCTCCGGGCGGCCAGAACCCACTCATCAAGGCAGTCATCGAACATTTCTGCCCGATCTTTGCACCCGGTGGCGTGGTGATCTACATCGGAGATACCGAGAACAAATTCGTCCACTTGGAAAGCGCCGGATTGGTAGCGCTGGGAGTTACCTTGGATTCCGCCGCAAAGATCCCGGATGTTATCGTCCACTACACAGCAAAGAACTGGCTCCTGCTGATCGAAGCCGTTACAAGCGCCGGGCCGGTTGATGGGAAGCGGCGCAAGGAACTCAAGGACTTGTTTGCAGGCTGCAAAGCAGGGTTGGTATTTGTCACGGCCTTCGAGAACCGTCGCACGATGCAGTCCTTCGTTTCGCGCATCGCTTGGGAATCCGAGGTCTGGATCTCTGAAGACCCGGAGCACATGATCCACTTCAACGGCGAGAGGTTTCTGGGGCCTTACCCGGATGTAACGCCTGGGCCAAAATGA